From one Rhizobium rosettiformans genomic stretch:
- a CDS encoding IS3 family transposase (programmed frameshift), with protein sequence MQRRKFSREYKLEAVRLVRERGVGVAQASRDLDVHENVLRKWVREYGSDPAQAFPGQGQMKPEQLEIERLRKEVAKLKAERDNLKKGRRLLCEGRDMKFAFIAKHRSIWPVAWLCEALGVSRSGFHAWLNRSPSQHARYDEALLDKIKDSFKDSDRTYGARRVWHDLLAEGLSCGLHRVERLMRENALRARPRRRGLPKDDGERPVIMPNVLDRQFAAARPNQKWVADFTYLWTAEGWLYVAVVIDLFSRRVVGWSMSTNMTAQLVTDALIMAIWRRGKPDALLHHSDQGSQYTSEQFQRLMADHGITCSMSRSGNVWDNAAMESFFSSLKTERTARKVYRTRDDAKADVFDYIERFYNPKRRHSTLGYLSPMEFENKVGLA encoded by the exons ATGCAACGAAGGAAGTTCAGCCGCGAGTACAAGCTTGAGGCGGTGAGATTGGTTCGAGAGCGTGGGGTCGGCGTTGCGCAGGCATCCCGCGATCTGGATGTTCATGAGAATGTCCTGCGCAAGTGGGTCAGGGAATATGGTTCGGACCCAGCACAGGCGTTTCCTGGTCAGGGACAGATGAAGCCTGAGCAGCTTGAGATCGAGAGGCTTCGGAAAGAAGTGGCCAAGCTGAAGGCGGAGCGTGACA ATCTTAAAAAAGGCCGCCGCCTACTTTGCGAAGGACGTGATATGAAGTTCGCGTTCATTGCAAAGCACCGTTCGATCTGGCCGGTGGCATGGCTCTGCGAAGCGCTGGGTGTATCGCGTTCCGGCTTTCATGCCTGGTTAAACCGGTCTCCGAGCCAGCATGCCCGGTATGACGAGGCTCTGCTCGACAAGATCAAGGACAGCTTCAAGGATAGCGACCGCACCTATGGCGCGCGGCGTGTCTGGCACGACCTCCTCGCCGAAGGCCTCTCCTGTGGCCTGCATCGCGTCGAGCGTCTCATGCGGGAAAATGCATTGAGAGCAAGGCCGAGACGGCGTGGCTTGCCGAAAGACGACGGTGAGCGCCCTGTCATCATGCCGAATGTGCTAGACCGACAGTTCGCGGCAGCAAGACCGAACCAGAAGTGGGTGGCCGATTTTACCTATCTATGGACGGCTGAGGGCTGGCTCTATGTGGCCGTCGTCATCGACCTGTTCTCGCGACGTGTTGTTGGCTGGTCGATGAGCACCAATATGACAGCCCAGCTCGTTACAGATGCGTTGATCATGGCCATCTGGCGCAGAGGCAAGCCAGATGCGCTCCTCCACCATTCGGACCAGGGTAGCCAATACACAAGCGAGCAGTTCCAGCGTCTCATGGCCGACCACGGCATCACATGCTCGATGAGCCGATCCGGCAATGTCTGGGACAATGCCGCGATGGAAAGCTTCTTCTCATCACTCAAAACGGAAAGGACAGCTCGCAAGGTCTACAGGACCAGGGACGATGCAAAGGCGGACGTGTTCGATTACATCGAGCGCTTCTACAATCCAAAGCGTCGCCATTCGACACTGGGCTACCTCAGCCCTATGGAATTTGAAAACAAAGTGGGATTAGCCTAA
- a CDS encoding DUF4815 domain-containing protein yields MAYEHKSGLPDAYDRAEGRAHWRSVVHYGKRKFIQGAELIESQTIQRARSARFGRLIFSDGDRIERGEAIVDTAAGTVTLTAGVVAADGDIWDVPERVLTLVPMVGRVEVGIRLVVSYLTDEDEPALKGLVAGEPSEGEPGAAREVGFATWAWAGDGGAGEFYSVYTLQNGTILDQVGPSVLAPAFQLIKEYDEPNGNYIVRGRKVTALGTNGGNQLFTISEGEANINGMKRTAFAALRHAEPEDWDELAIPGETQIYPGGAQHTFTVAEGPIGVINSILLTKEVTANITRGAVANGADALPNNSIVSIVSVTQGGTTYVAGVDFDRVNNTVDWARAGAEPAAGSTYTVVYRYRDSVTPVASTAFTITLAGGAANGDAIFAYTRKLPRIDRLCLNEEGAPVYVKGISAARNPRAPLISPTLLKLATIENDWIGAPKVVNDGTIFRTRDDMERYFDFIIDVQRFIQLDRLKYDIDFREPVAKKGIFVDPFIDDTYRDAGTAQSGAIADGMLMLAIEPTFFTATLSAPVMLDWTEEVIISQELRTFCEEINPYANFTFLPGQLRLTPAADFWTERQTQWTSGVTQEFNRGTRADGGPLRTTSTDNQLVDRRVQQIEFLRQIPVAFEIAGFLEGEILEELTFDGVDVKPAGTQTANAQGIITGTFTIPANVTAGTKIVYARSMADTEATALFAGQGTIEVNVMRQVTTINSWTPQIVTEFRSGGGERASDPQAQGFAVPELRQIVGIDFHLCAIGDETNNIIVNQVTMENGYPTTNIRAEALLSMVGATAGWKQARYTLPVTTSPQVLHAHVIKTDDAEHSISFAKLGGIDVAEQQKVSRHPYVVSPRFSSLNASTWTAHQDEAMAFRTVAAVFPVTTKTVELGSFDLLNCSDLQVRAAVELPSAGCSVEFEIERPNGTIYRLAPFQVLQLTEYITETVELRAVLRGTNKLSPILYAPVELIAGEIAQEFTYVSRAFELGEAVRIATYFKAFLPGGSALTVEISKDGGAWVDMPLDEVEQLPFPQWTERKYELTGQTADLVRLKITGTGGPASRLVIGDLGAGIM; encoded by the coding sequence ATGGCTTACGAGCACAAGAGTGGACTGCCAGATGCCTACGATCGCGCCGAAGGTCGCGCTCACTGGCGAAGCGTTGTCCATTACGGGAAACGCAAGTTCATCCAGGGTGCGGAACTGATTGAATCACAGACAATCCAGCGAGCCCGCAGTGCGCGGTTTGGTCGCTTGATCTTCAGTGACGGCGACCGGATCGAGCGCGGCGAAGCCATTGTCGACACGGCTGCCGGGACCGTCACGCTGACTGCAGGTGTTGTTGCCGCTGATGGCGATATCTGGGACGTGCCGGAGCGTGTCCTGACGTTGGTCCCGATGGTTGGCCGCGTCGAGGTCGGCATTCGTCTTGTCGTGAGCTACCTCACGGATGAGGATGAGCCTGCCCTGAAGGGCCTCGTAGCAGGCGAACCGTCCGAAGGCGAGCCGGGTGCCGCGCGCGAGGTAGGCTTTGCGACCTGGGCCTGGGCCGGAGATGGCGGAGCCGGTGAGTTCTACTCGGTTTACACTCTGCAGAACGGCACCATTCTTGATCAGGTTGGCCCGAGTGTTCTTGCTCCTGCATTCCAGCTTATCAAGGAATATGATGAGCCGAACGGCAATTACATCGTCAGGGGCAGAAAGGTTACGGCCCTTGGTACCAATGGCGGCAACCAGCTGTTCACGATCTCCGAGGGCGAGGCCAACATCAACGGCATGAAGCGGACTGCTTTCGCGGCTCTTCGCCACGCCGAGCCGGAAGATTGGGACGAGCTTGCCATACCCGGCGAAACACAGATCTATCCGGGTGGAGCACAGCATACCTTCACGGTGGCCGAAGGGCCTATCGGGGTCATCAACTCCATACTGTTGACAAAGGAAGTCACGGCGAACATCACCCGTGGTGCCGTCGCCAATGGTGCCGACGCGTTACCGAACAACTCTATCGTTTCGATTGTGTCGGTCACGCAAGGTGGGACCACCTATGTGGCCGGTGTCGACTTCGACCGGGTGAACAACACGGTCGATTGGGCGCGTGCCGGGGCCGAGCCTGCGGCGGGTTCAACCTACACAGTTGTCTACCGCTACCGGGACAGCGTGACACCTGTTGCCTCGACGGCTTTCACAATCACACTGGCTGGTGGTGCTGCAAACGGTGATGCTATCTTTGCCTATACCCGCAAGCTTCCTCGCATCGACCGCCTCTGCCTCAACGAAGAAGGTGCGCCGGTCTATGTGAAAGGCATATCGGCAGCGAGAAACCCGCGTGCGCCCCTCATATCGCCGACACTGCTGAAGCTGGCCACCATCGAGAATGACTGGATCGGTGCGCCCAAGGTTGTCAATGACGGGACGATCTTCCGGACCCGTGATGACATGGAGCGGTATTTCGACTTCATCATTGATGTGCAGCGGTTCATCCAGCTCGACCGGTTGAAGTATGACATCGACTTTCGTGAGCCGGTGGCCAAGAAGGGCATCTTCGTCGATCCGTTCATTGACGACACTTACCGCGATGCGGGCACCGCGCAGAGCGGGGCTATTGCGGACGGCATGTTGATGCTGGCGATTGAGCCGACATTCTTCACTGCCACACTCTCGGCGCCAGTCATGCTGGATTGGACGGAAGAGGTCATAATCTCCCAGGAGCTTCGAACCTTCTGCGAAGAGATCAATCCATACGCAAATTTCACCTTTTTGCCGGGACAGCTTCGTCTGACGCCAGCCGCAGACTTCTGGACCGAGCGCCAGACACAGTGGACATCAGGCGTCACACAGGAGTTCAATCGGGGCACCCGTGCCGATGGCGGGCCGCTTCGAACGACCTCGACGGACAATCAGCTGGTGGACCGCAGGGTCCAGCAGATTGAATTCCTCCGCCAGATCCCGGTTGCCTTCGAGATTGCCGGCTTCCTGGAAGGCGAGATCCTGGAAGAGCTGACCTTTGACGGCGTCGATGTGAAGCCGGCAGGAACGCAGACGGCGAATGCACAAGGCATAATCACCGGCACATTCACGATCCCGGCCAATGTCACAGCAGGCACCAAGATCGTCTATGCCAGGTCGATGGCCGACACAGAGGCCACGGCGCTCTTCGCGGGGCAGGGAACGATCGAGGTCAATGTCATGCGACAGGTGACCACAATCAACTCCTGGACGCCGCAAATCGTGACCGAGTTTCGCTCAGGCGGCGGGGAACGCGCCTCCGATCCGCAGGCTCAAGGCTTTGCCGTTCCGGAACTTCGCCAGATCGTCGGAATCGACTTCCACCTCTGCGCCATTGGTGATGAGACGAACAATATCATCGTCAACCAGGTCACCATGGAAAATGGCTATCCGACCACGAATATCCGGGCGGAAGCCTTGCTCTCGATGGTCGGTGCGACGGCGGGCTGGAAGCAGGCACGCTACACGCTGCCGGTGACCACGTCGCCGCAGGTGCTGCATGCGCACGTGATCAAGACAGACGATGCCGAGCATTCGATCTCATTTGCAAAGCTTGGCGGCATCGATGTCGCTGAGCAGCAAAAGGTCAGCCGTCATCCGTATGTGGTGTCGCCCCGTTTTTCTTCCCTCAATGCGTCCACCTGGACGGCACACCAGGACGAGGCCATGGCATTCCGGACTGTCGCTGCTGTGTTCCCGGTGACGACAAAGACAGTTGAGCTTGGCTCTTTTGATCTTTTGAATTGCTCGGACCTTCAGGTCAGGGCGGCGGTTGAGCTTCCATCTGCCGGGTGCTCTGTCGAGTTCGAAATTGAGCGTCCGAACGGGACCATCTACCGGCTGGCGCCATTCCAGGTGCTGCAGCTGACCGAGTACATCACGGAAACTGTTGAGCTTCGTGCCGTCCTTCGCGGGACCAACAAGCTCTCCCCGATCCTGTATGCACCGGTTGAGCTTATAGCCGGCGAGATTGCCCAGGAATTCACTTATGTCTCCCGCGCCTTTGAGCTTGGCGAGGCGGTTCGCATCGCGACCTATTTCAAGGCGTTCCTGCCCGGCGGATCTGCCCTGACTGTGGAGATCTCCAAGGATGGTGGAGCCTGGGTGGATATGCCGCTTGATGAGGTAGAGCAGCTTCCGTTCCCGCAGTGGACGGAGCGCAAGTATGAGCTGACCGGCCAGACGGCTGATCTTGTCCGACTGAAAATCACAGGGACCGGCGGTCCAGCCTCACGGCTGGTCATCGGAGACCTCGGTGCAGGCATCATGTGA
- a CDS encoding phage late control D family protein, whose translation MRKPLVQVIGQSGADLVPGWGSSLMSLSFTDNEGGDADEINMQFSVSTPLQAAPAKGTQYRLIYGWTGQGLKDAGLFTFQSAGLTFDAESGWIMTITCRSADFVDADKAADLESFEEATAGQIFKRLAAGVGKNAKVHPSVEAIEIPYRLRYQQSAVGFAQTLADELGATLKLANGEWLITMKNSGETANGSTLPPITVSMDEVIDCDLTTEGRPEFGEVQSSWFDEGLGISFLEAVPGLGQAARFLGLHPAPSASEARQRSRAEALDLARATVSGGITIEGRPEAMAGAPVILSGFGGWAGFELVAPTLVHTFTFDESGGWLMSFECAAKT comes from the coding sequence ATGAGGAAGCCATTGGTCCAGGTAATCGGTCAGTCCGGAGCGGACCTCGTTCCCGGATGGGGCAGCTCGCTGATGTCGTTGTCCTTCACCGACAATGAGGGCGGAGATGCGGACGAGATCAATATGCAGTTCTCGGTTTCTACGCCGCTTCAGGCTGCGCCGGCCAAGGGCACACAGTATCGGCTCATCTATGGCTGGACAGGGCAAGGACTGAAAGACGCGGGCCTCTTCACCTTCCAGAGCGCCGGCCTGACCTTTGACGCCGAGAGCGGCTGGATCATGACAATTACCTGCCGATCGGCAGACTTCGTCGATGCTGACAAAGCCGCAGATCTTGAGAGCTTTGAAGAGGCCACGGCAGGACAAATCTTCAAGCGGCTTGCGGCCGGCGTTGGCAAGAACGCCAAGGTGCATCCGTCCGTCGAAGCGATCGAGATCCCGTACCGCCTGCGTTATCAGCAATCGGCCGTGGGCTTTGCCCAGACGCTGGCCGATGAACTCGGGGCGACCCTTAAGCTGGCAAACGGTGAATGGTTGATCACCATGAAAAACAGCGGCGAAACGGCGAACGGTTCGACCCTGCCGCCGATTACCGTCTCGATGGATGAGGTGATCGATTGCGACCTGACGACGGAAGGCCGTCCGGAATTCGGTGAGGTGCAGTCGAGCTGGTTTGATGAAGGGCTTGGCATCTCGTTCCTGGAGGCCGTTCCCGGCCTCGGCCAGGCCGCGCGCTTTTTAGGCCTTCATCCGGCACCGTCCGCAAGCGAAGCAAGGCAGCGAAGCCGTGCCGAGGCGCTCGATCTGGCAAGGGCAACGGTGAGCGGCGGCATCACCATCGAGGGGCGGCCCGAGGCTATGGCGGGCGCCCCTGTCATCCTTTCGGGCTTCGGTGGATGGGCTGGCTTCGAGCTGGTCGCGCCAACGCTCGTTCACACCTTCACTTTTGATGAGAGCGGCGGATGGCTGATGTCATTCGAATGCGCCGCAAAGACCTGA
- a CDS encoding phage tail sheath family protein, giving the protein MSGTTDFVGVRRSSNLRSTVARIDTRNSTVIGMALPAPLADNTAFPIDEPTVLSLDNPEQLELLGASMARDAVDQMLSEGIVGDVAFVRTPHSTLSDPAQKLEAEVNGIVGSAGAKTGVWALLDAKSHIKLEPGCIIAPGYMSHRLGGAANPIVAASRTVADRIIDCMVIADTPSSSIANSIEWAEDFATALNVIGMYPGGVVNLGAGNVTRPLSAHVAAAMVRRDKETSGPYKAFWNRALQGVLAPSVPVGYTDGDVSSEANQLAQAGVGSIIEGNLLWAPFTTATDPTVKSWRSIKKIRTRLAASKAMLRPMRQYAAEDMTPHVVSLIYRAADQFLSDLVTLGALISYELIWSKAQNPATLLEAGGLRVKMRWAETPDLVDLQLYDEPMPEAFDLLEAAIASSLSQLGLSNIRVTA; this is encoded by the coding sequence ATGTCAGGCACCACGGATTTCGTCGGCGTACGCCGGTCTTCCAATCTCCGCAGCACTGTTGCCAGGATCGATACGCGCAATTCGACCGTGATCGGCATGGCGCTGCCGGCGCCACTTGCCGACAATACGGCCTTCCCGATCGACGAGCCTACGGTTCTTTCGCTCGACAATCCCGAACAGCTTGAACTGCTCGGCGCCAGCATGGCCCGCGACGCGGTCGATCAGATGTTGTCCGAAGGCATCGTTGGCGACGTCGCCTTCGTTCGCACGCCGCATTCGACGCTGTCTGATCCCGCCCAGAAGCTTGAAGCGGAAGTGAACGGCATTGTCGGCAGCGCCGGCGCAAAGACGGGTGTCTGGGCGCTGCTCGATGCCAAGAGCCATATCAAGCTTGAACCCGGCTGCATCATTGCGCCTGGCTACATGTCCCACCGCCTGGGCGGTGCTGCAAACCCGATCGTGGCGGCATCTCGCACGGTGGCCGACCGCATCATCGACTGCATGGTCATCGCCGACACGCCTTCGTCCTCGATTGCCAATTCGATCGAATGGGCTGAGGACTTCGCGACCGCGCTCAACGTCATCGGCATGTATCCCGGTGGCGTCGTCAATCTGGGGGCCGGGAATGTCACGCGTCCGCTCTCAGCCCATGTTGCCGCTGCCATGGTGCGCCGGGACAAGGAAACGAGTGGGCCTTACAAGGCCTTCTGGAACCGTGCGCTTCAGGGCGTGCTCGCTCCATCGGTGCCGGTCGGCTACACCGACGGCGATGTCAGCTCGGAAGCCAACCAGCTTGCCCAGGCCGGCGTCGGTTCGATCATCGAAGGCAATCTTCTATGGGCACCGTTCACCACGGCGACCGACCCGACCGTGAAAAGCTGGCGCTCGATCAAGAAGATCCGCACGCGCCTTGCCGCCTCCAAGGCCATGCTGCGCCCGATGCGCCAATATGCAGCCGAGGACATGACGCCCCACGTCGTCTCGCTAATCTATCGCGCAGCCGACCAGTTCCTGTCTGACCTTGTGACGCTTGGCGCGCTGATCAGCTACGAGCTGATCTGGTCGAAGGCCCAAAACCCGGCAACGCTGCTCGAAGCCGGTGGCCTTCGCGTCAAGATGCGCTGGGCGGAGACGCCTGATCTGGTCGATCTGCAGCTTTACGACGAACCCATGCCGGAGGCCTTCGACCTGCTGGAAGCCGCGATTGCGTCTTCGCTCTCACAGCTCGGCCTCTCGAACATCCGCGTCACGGCTTAA
- a CDS encoding phage major tail tube protein → MDRIIRGGNWYCNEINQRLRADETTLPALTREMMSFVMGGGYFAMELPAEIQPLSCEMSVNGVHEDLKSRFGREPGDWTTVTYYENLLNVFPNNSTGEVEGGGQPQLTGRVVFMKGLLNEYAQGGVKGQKSSGATRLRWSSIVLYHDIFNGRTVHKFDIQNNTLIIDGVNYTAEHNRIIAA, encoded by the coding sequence ATGGATCGCATTATCCGAGGCGGAAACTGGTACTGCAACGAGATCAACCAGCGTCTGCGGGCCGACGAAACCACGTTGCCGGCACTGACCCGCGAAATGATGAGCTTCGTCATGGGCGGCGGTTATTTCGCGATGGAGCTGCCGGCCGAGATCCAGCCGCTCTCCTGCGAAATGTCGGTCAACGGCGTACACGAGGATCTGAAGTCGCGCTTCGGCCGCGAGCCGGGCGACTGGACGACGGTCACCTATTACGAGAACCTTCTGAACGTCTTCCCGAACAATTCGACAGGCGAGGTCGAGGGCGGCGGGCAGCCGCAGCTCACGGGTCGTGTCGTGTTCATGAAGGGGCTGCTCAACGAGTATGCCCAGGGCGGTGTGAAGGGTCAGAAGTCGAGCGGCGCCACCCGGCTGCGCTGGTCGTCGATCGTGCTCTACCACGACATCTTCAACGGCCGGACCGTGCATAAGTTCGACATCCAGAACAACACGCTGATCATCGACGGTGTGAACTACACGGCCGAGCACAATCGCATTATCGCGGCCTGA
- a CDS encoding phage tail tape measure protein, whose translation MTNIDVALRLRLDYQKRGADEAERDLKDIKQAADQIGRSRGGDQLNQDIRAIGRSADDAKQKISAIGTSFNGVAGEAKEAASAVGRIKTEADQARQAVASIDNGAFAGLKSDAASAKAAIAEIGQAADVAQNKIRQIRPGYSTMTTGGGRLIADGHWRPAGGMMSSAEGALDQFGVPLALGAGGAYLAGAVPAGAAVAAGAAVRAAGNDEFRLDQIQNIGGFTDEEKRRYDQMLGAIGPKYGVGKTGAMDAFGSLLAGGLTHGDAAAMTEGVLKFAKASDSGVGDAASMATALRNNMKIDPKDLSGVYDSIIVGGNAGMFEVGDMARNFPSMLAAMAVQGSTGGKGVSLAASMAQTIRERSGSSDQTKTSFEAMLRDMLAPEVTERAKKDYGLDAFAVQEAAAKEGQDPVLALIKAYRKAVGGDQRKMRDLFRNDESFKGLSAIFDDLEAVEALMAKMDEASGTVDGQYQNATDNLNSQGSRLSSNVGQNIKDVAAPLLPFLTGAARAMSEAMEQAREQQQNNPVSMMPNGGMLQEGLRLWLEHTSSGRKEPSAVDRLLWGSAADPEFNSKEHFGISLKPSAQTSMEGYREGLAEEGAKAEQEAQSIADRIKALLGFTVSPVIAPTYVPPTGAPASPAPGKQSSLSPGNINQTITSPNAKHAGRHAAREIQRAQARTLYDTGRRLA comes from the coding sequence ATGACCAATATCGATGTCGCCCTCAGGCTTCGCCTTGATTATCAGAAGCGTGGAGCTGATGAAGCCGAACGCGACCTGAAGGACATCAAACAGGCAGCCGACCAGATCGGCCGGTCGCGGGGCGGTGATCAGCTCAACCAGGATATCCGTGCAATTGGACGATCCGCCGATGACGCCAAGCAAAAGATCTCTGCGATCGGCACGAGCTTCAACGGTGTCGCAGGTGAAGCAAAGGAAGCCGCCAGCGCAGTCGGCCGGATCAAGACCGAGGCCGACCAGGCACGTCAGGCTGTCGCCAGTATCGACAACGGCGCGTTTGCAGGCCTGAAGTCTGATGCCGCCAGCGCAAAGGCTGCAATTGCCGAGATCGGTCAGGCAGCCGACGTCGCCCAGAACAAAATCCGGCAGATCAGGCCTGGATACTCCACCATGACGACCGGCGGAGGGCGTCTGATTGCTGACGGGCACTGGCGACCAGCTGGCGGAATGATGTCCTCGGCCGAGGGAGCCCTCGACCAGTTCGGCGTTCCCTTGGCATTGGGTGCCGGCGGCGCCTACCTGGCCGGCGCAGTGCCGGCGGGTGCGGCCGTTGCGGCAGGCGCTGCGGTTCGTGCCGCCGGGAATGATGAGTTCAGGCTCGACCAGATCCAGAATATTGGTGGCTTCACCGATGAGGAGAAGCGGCGATATGATCAGATGCTTGGCGCCATCGGGCCTAAGTATGGTGTAGGCAAGACGGGCGCCATGGACGCCTTCGGGTCTCTCCTCGCAGGCGGGCTCACGCACGGCGACGCGGCCGCGATGACCGAGGGCGTGTTGAAGTTCGCCAAGGCTTCGGATTCGGGCGTCGGCGATGCTGCCAGCATGGCGACGGCGTTACGCAACAATATGAAGATTGATCCCAAGGATCTCTCGGGCGTCTACGATTCGATCATCGTCGGCGGCAATGCCGGCATGTTCGAAGTCGGTGACATGGCTCGCAACTTCCCATCGATGCTTGCGGCGATGGCAGTACAGGGTTCGACAGGCGGCAAGGGCGTTAGCCTGGCAGCCTCCATGGCACAGACCATTCGAGAGCGTTCTGGATCATCTGACCAGACCAAGACGTCGTTTGAGGCGATGCTTCGTGACATGCTGGCGCCCGAGGTGACCGAAAGAGCAAAGAAGGACTACGGCCTTGATGCTTTCGCGGTACAGGAGGCTGCGGCAAAGGAAGGTCAGGATCCGGTTCTCGCGCTCATCAAGGCCTACCGTAAAGCCGTAGGTGGCGATCAGAGGAAGATGCGCGATCTCTTCCGAAACGATGAGAGCTTCAAAGGACTGTCTGCAATCTTCGATGATCTCGAAGCGGTCGAGGCTCTGATGGCCAAGATGGACGAGGCCAGCGGGACCGTCGACGGCCAATACCAAAACGCGACTGACAACTTGAACTCGCAGGGTTCAAGGCTCAGCTCGAACGTCGGGCAAAACATAAAGGACGTCGCGGCGCCCTTGCTTCCCTTTCTCACCGGTGCTGCTCGGGCCATGTCCGAGGCGATGGAACAAGCGCGAGAGCAGCAGCAGAATAACCCCGTTTCGATGATGCCGAACGGCGGCATGCTTCAGGAGGGTCTGAGGCTCTGGCTCGAACACACTTCATCCGGACGCAAGGAGCCTTCTGCAGTCGACCGCTTGCTCTGGGGAAGCGCCGCTGATCCGGAGTTCAATTCAAAAGAGCACTTCGGGATCAGTTTGAAGCCGTCGGCGCAGACCTCCATGGAGGGCTATCGTGAGGGGCTTGCCGAGGAAGGCGCAAAGGCAGAGCAGGAAGCCCAATCGATTGCCGATCGGATCAAGGCGCTTCTCGGCTTCACTGTGTCGCCCGTCATCGCGCCTACCTATGTGCCACCAACCGGAGCGCCGGCATCTCCAGCGCCCGGCAAGCAGTCCTCTCTTTCTCCGGGCAACATCAACCAGACGATCACCTCGCCGAATGCCAAGCACGCCGGTCGGCATGCTGCTCGCGAGATCCAGAGGGCGCAGGCACGGACACTCTATGACACCGGCAGGAGGCTCGCATGA
- a CDS encoding phage tail protein — MSALRPNGALISIGGAILYTVGLNPQRISYSSTARFPIHPVQAGFRTQATGVDPERVTIEAQTFPHVVGGLDSYAILRALHRSQAVVPYIRLRGNYLGESGGLCVIETIDTDEERLHPFDGVGRQVDVSLGLLMLPATSALNGGAKIVSLGGIIR; from the coding sequence ATGAGTGCTCTTCGTCCCAACGGTGCATTGATCTCCATCGGCGGCGCCATCCTCTACACGGTGGGGCTCAACCCGCAGAGGATCAGCTACTCATCGACTGCGCGCTTTCCCATCCATCCGGTGCAGGCAGGTTTTCGCACTCAGGCAACTGGCGTTGACCCGGAGCGCGTGACGATCGAGGCCCAGACCTTTCCCCATGTCGTTGGCGGGCTCGATTCCTATGCAATCCTCAGAGCCCTTCATCGCTCCCAGGCGGTCGTGCCCTACATCCGGTTGCGCGGGAACTATCTCGGGGAGTCGGGTGGGCTTTGCGTTATCGAGACGATCGACACAGATGAAGAGCGGCTGCACCCGTTTGATGGCGTCGGTCGCCAAGTTGACGTTTCGCTGGGGCTTCTGATGCTGCCGGCCACGTCTGCGTTGAACGGTGGCGCGAAGATTGTCAGCCTCGGAGGCATCATCAGATGA
- a CDS encoding tail protein X: MSYTVAHGGERLDRIAKKLMQTELEGTVEALLDANPGLAGLMQSGVVPAGTVIRLPAEFSPKSAGRRFALAWE; encoded by the coding sequence ATGAGCTACACCGTGGCCCATGGAGGCGAGCGCCTCGACCGCATCGCCAAGAAGCTGATGCAGACCGAACTGGAGGGCACCGTCGAGGCACTCCTCGACGCCAATCCCGGTCTTGCCGGTCTGATGCAGTCGGGCGTTGTGCCGGCAGGCACAGTCATCCGCCTGCCAGCAGAGTTTTCACCGAAGAGCGCCGGCAGGCGCTTTGCGCTGGCCTGGGAGTGA
- a CDS encoding tail fiber protein translates to MTNPVTANFGIAKPNPANDISLDVGKLAEAFDTIDAVMKLISDAVDTRAPVSHPHTMAQIEGLLSALAGKMNANQAFSLDSLSDVNGAGLAAIGYVLVKAANGQWLPSSPLAALGNHEHSIAQIVGLLQALAAKADASAVYTRSEVDALISAGGIKIGQTIEWNSLTLPTGFLKENGAAISRSTYNTLFQTIGTTFGAGDGSTTFNVPDSRGVVARGLDDGRGLDAGRTLGSYQADANAPHTHGVNDPGHAHPHTGFGGSSLIIATGPGLYYGASLTSAATTGISIQSSGGPEARMKNIAKLKIIRAF, encoded by the coding sequence ATGACCAATCCAGTTACAGCCAACTTCGGCATTGCCAAGCCTAACCCGGCAAACGACATCTCTCTTGATGTCGGAAAGTTGGCAGAGGCTTTCGACACGATCGATGCCGTCATGAAGTTGATTTCGGATGCCGTGGACACGAGAGCCCCAGTATCCCACCCCCACACCATGGCGCAGATCGAAGGACTTTTATCCGCACTCGCGGGCAAGATGAACGCCAACCAGGCGTTTTCGCTGGACAGCTTGAGCGATGTTAATGGGGCCGGTCTTGCCGCTATCGGCTATGTGCTGGTCAAGGCGGCAAACGGGCAGTGGCTGCCAAGCTCACCATTGGCGGCATTGGGCAATCATGAGCATTCGATTGCCCAGATCGTTGGCCTGCTCCAGGCACTAGCCGCGAAGGCCGATGCGTCCGCTGTCTACACCCGCTCTGAAGTAGACGCCCTTATATCGGCCGGTGGGATCAAGATCGGTCAGACGATCGAGTGGAACAGCCTGACCCTACCAACCGGGTTCCTCAAGGAGAACGGGGCTGCAATCTCAAGGAGCACTTACAACACCCTGTTCCAGACGATCGGGACCACATTCGGCGCAGGGGACGGATCAACGACCTTTAATGTGCCTGACAGTCGAGGCGTGGTGGCGCGCGGTCTTGATGACGGTCGTGGGCTCGATGCTGGCCGAACACTCGGGTCTTATCAGGCAGATGCGAACGCTCCACACACGCACGGCGTCAATGATCCTGGACACGCGCACCCGCACACTGGCTTTGGCGGCAGTAGCCTGATCATCGCGACCGGGCCGGGGCTCTACTACGGGGCTTCCCTTACCTCCGCAGCAACAACCGGCATCAGCATCCAGTCCTCTGGCGGTCCCGAAGCTCGCATGAAAAACATCGCCAAGCTCAAGATAATACGCGCTTTCTGA